The following are encoded in a window of Rosa chinensis cultivar Old Blush chromosome 4, RchiOBHm-V2, whole genome shotgun sequence genomic DNA:
- the LOC112199291 gene encoding gibberellin-regulated protein 12 gives MARLSWISIAFFVILAFAINTLAQWDIDQSPAPAVQIVPQGGEGSLKAEECAGACDFRCSATSHKKPCLFFCNMCCQKCLCVPSGTYGHKEECPCYNNWKTQEGGPKCP, from the exons ATGGCTAGGCTCTCATGGATTTCCATTGCTTTCTTTGTCATCCTTGCCTTCGCAATCAATACTTTG GCTCAATGGGATATCGATCAAAGTCCTGCTCCTGCTGTTCAAATTGTTCCT CAAGGCGGAGAAGGATCGCTTAAAGCTGAAG AATGCGCGGGAGCGTGTGATTTTCGGTGTTCAGCAACTTCACACAAGAAGCCATGTCTGTTCTTTTGCAATATGTGTTGTCAAAAATGTCTCTGTGTCCCATCGGGCACATATGGACACAAAGAAGAATGTCCATGCTACAACAACTGGAAAACCCAGGAAGGAGGTCCCAAATGCCCTTGA